The proteins below come from a single Miscanthus floridulus cultivar M001 chromosome 1, ASM1932011v1, whole genome shotgun sequence genomic window:
- the LOC136453085 gene encoding adenylyltransferase and sulfurtransferase MOCS3-1-like, whose protein sequence is MFGVTRLALAPPALLAIVRTAEEADAGAAAHVSPMPFETLFEDSSYLQVDCLNIAHYQVYAYLQVKLRRSSPDCTHCGKNSFFTEQDFQKFDYENFTQSPMSDKAAPSVNLLPESARITCRDYKKLVDNSEPHLLLDVRPAHHFQIASISPSLNIPLSMLEEKLPTLETSLKETGEASTLVVVCRRGNDSQRAVKLLHEKGFASAKDIIGGLQAWGRDVNPDFPVY, encoded by the exons ATGTTCGGCGTCACGCGCCTCGCGCTGGCGCCACCGGCGCTGCTGGCCATCGTGCGCACCGCCGAGGAAGCGGACGCGGGCGCTGCCGCCCACGTG TCGCCAATGCCATTTGAAACCCTGTTTGAGGATTCATCCTATTTGCAGGTG GACTGTCTTAATATAGCTCATTATCAAGTATATGCATATTTGCAGGTTAAGCTTCGTCGAAGCTCTCCAGATTGCACCCATTGTGGCAAAAATTCCTTTTTCACAGAACAAGATTTTCAGAAGTTTGACTATGAGAACTTCACTCAATCACCAATGTCTGATAAG GCAGCACCAAGTGTGAACCTACTCCCAGAGAGCGCCCGAATCACTTGCAGAGATTACAAAAAACTGGTTGACAATAGTGAACCTCATCTATTATTGGACGTACGACCCGCACATCACTTCCAAATAGCTTCGATTTCTCCTTCTCTGAACATCCCGCTCTCCATGTTGGAAGAGAAGCTACCTACACTTGAAACCTCACTGAAGGAAACAGGAGAGGCATCAACCTTGGTTGTCGTGTGTAGAAGAGGCAATGACTCTCAGAGAGCCGTCAAGCTTCTCCACGAGAAGGGATTTGCTTCTGCGAAGGATATCATCGGTGGGCTGCAGGCGTGGGGACGAGATGTTAATCCTGATTTCCCTGTGTACTAG